Proteins found in one Micropterus dolomieu isolate WLL.071019.BEF.003 ecotype Adirondacks linkage group LG10, ASM2129224v1, whole genome shotgun sequence genomic segment:
- the psmc6 gene encoding 26S proteasome regulatory subunit 10B yields MWLQVASKKKKKKKKFPSSQWGIMADTREKALQDYRKKLLEHKEVDGRLKELREQLREQTKQYEKSENDLKALQSVGQIVGEVLKQLTEEKFIVKATNGPRYVVGCRRQLDKSQLKPGTRVALDMTTLTIMRYLPREVDPLVYNMSHEDPGSVSYSEIGGLSEQIRELREVIELPLTNPELFQRVGIIPPKGCLLYGPPGTGKTLLARAVASQLDCNFLKVVSSSIVDKYIGESARLIREMFNYARDHQPCIIFMDEIDAIGGRRFSEGTSADREIQRTLMELLNQMDGFDTLHRVKMIMATNRPDTLDPALLRPGRLDRKIHIELPNEQARLDILKIHSSPITKHGEIDYEAIVKLSDGFNGADLRNVCTEAGLFAIRSDREYVTQEDFMKAVRKVADSKKLESKLDYKPV; encoded by the exons ATGTGGTTGCAAGTCGCcagtaaaaagaagaagaagaagaagaagttccCCAGCAGTCAGTGGGGCATTATGGCGGACACCAGGGAGAAAGCGTTGCAGGACTACAGGAAAAAATTACTCGAACACAAAGAAGTCGACGGGAGATTAAAAGAAT TGAGGGAACAGCTGAGAGAACAAACTAAACAGTACGAGAAATCAGAGAACGACCTCAAGGCTCTGCAAAGTGTTGGTCAG ATTGTTGGAGAAGTACTCAAACAGCTGACTGAGGAGAAAT TCATTGTCAAGGCTACCAACGGCCCCCGATATGTAGTTGGATGCCGCAGACAG TTGGACAAGTCGCAGCTGAAGCCAGGCACCAGAGTGGCTTTGGACATGACTACACTTACTATAATGAG GTACCTGCCCAGAGAGGTGGACCCTCTGGTGTATAACATGTCCCACGAGGACCCTGGCAGCGTCTCCTACTCTGAGATTGGAGGCTTGTCTGAACAAATTCGTGAGCTCAGAGAG GTGATTGAGCTTCCTCTGACCAACCCTGAGCTCTTCCAGAGGGTGGGGATCATCCCCCCTAAAGGCTGCCTGCTCTATGGGCCTCCAG GCACTGGGAAGACTCTTCTTGCCAGAGCAGTGGCCAGTCAGCTGGACTGTAACTTCCTCAAG GTGGTGTCTAGCTCCATTGTGGACAAGTACATTGGTGAGAGTGCCAGACTGATCAGAGAGATGTTCAACTATGCCAGGGACCACCAGCCATGCATCATCTTTATGGATGAGATTGACGCCATTG GCGGCCGTCGTTTCTCTGAGGGAACGTCTGCTGACAGAGAGATCCAGAGGACTTTAATGGAG CTGCTGAACCAGATGGATGGCTTTGACACGCTGCACAGAGTCAAGATGATCATGGCCACCAACAGACCTGACACTCTGGATCCAGCCCTGCTGCGGCCCGGCAGACTGGACCGCAAAATCC aCATCGAACTGCCCAATGAACAGGCTCGTCTGGACATCCTCAAGATCCACTCCAGTCCCATCACCAAGCACGGAGAAATAG ATTATGAAGCCATTGTGAAGCTGTCAGATGGTTTCAACGGagctgatctgagaaatgtgtGCACAGAAGCAG gTTTATTTGCCATCCGCTCTGACCGCGAGTATGTCACTCAGGAAGACTTCATGAAAGCCGTGCGGAAGGTGGCTGACTCAAAGAAGCTGGAGTCCAAGCTGGATTACAAACCTGTATAA